The nucleotide sequence TTCGTCCGATTTCGGCTGAATATGGGGTCTGAGTCGGGTTCTCTCTGAGAAAGCTTGCGAAACACGAAGGCATACTGTTACATTCCGTTATACTGCGAAGTAAGTTTGTGCCTTACTGCATACTGTTCTTCATGGGGCTAGCTGGATGGGCCTACCTCGGCCAAGTCTATGCTGACAAAGTGGACCGCGACGTTGGAAAGCTTTCAAGAATTGCTCTGTGAGACGTACGGGTATACCGAGGTCTGTGGTTGATATTGCCATCCCTCTCGAGCATAGCGCTTTCGTTATTGCGTTCGAGAGCAGTCGCTGTCAACTACGGCTAGCAGGAAAGGCTGTGTACTAAACGTTCGATAGATAAAATCTAGGCTGTGTAATCGCAAGTGGAGGATCGCGCTTTATGGGACTACCGTGGTACCGGGTCCATACTGTCGTATTGAACGATCCGGGACGCCTAATTTCAGTTCACTTGATGCATACTGCACTCGTGGCCGGTTGGGCAGGATCGATGGCGTTGTACGAGGCCGCTATTTATGACCCTAGCGACCCCATACTCAACCCAATGTGGCGGCAAGGCATGTTTGTGATGCCGTTTATGGCCCGCTTGGGAGTTGAAAACTCTTGGAGTGGCTGGAATCTAGCTGGCGAATTCGTTGAAAACGCTGGCTTTTGGAGTTTTGAAGGTGTGGCTACGGCCCACATTATTTTGGCTGGCATGCTGTTCTTGGCTGCAGTTTGGCACTGGGTTTATTGGGATCTAGAGCTGTTCCGCGATCCTCGAACTGGCGAGCCTGCCTTGGATCTGCCGAAGATGTTCGGCATCCATCTGTTCTTGTCTGGTTTGCTTTGCTTTGGTTTTGGTGCTTTCCATTTGACGGGGGTGTTCGGTCCCGGTATGTGGGTGACTGATGCCTATGGTTTGGGAGGTCACGTTCAGCCTGTTGCGCCCGAATGGGGGCCTGCCGGATTCAATCCCTTTAATGCGGGTGGAGTGGTGGCACACCATATTGCCGCAGGGATTGTGGGTATCATTGCCGGTTTATTTCACCTGACGGTGCGTCCGCCTCAGCGCTTGTATCGCGCCCTCCGCATGGGGAATATCGAAACGGTGCTATCCAGCTCGATTGCGGCGGTGTTCTTTGCTGCCTTTGTCGTGGCTGGAACCATGTGGTATGGCAATGCT is from Synechococcus sp. PCC 7336 and encodes:
- the psbB gene encoding photosystem II chlorophyll-binding protein CP47; amino-acid sequence: MGLPWYRVHTVVLNDPGRLISVHLMHTALVAGWAGSMALYEAAIYDPSDPILNPMWRQGMFVMPFMARLGVENSWSGWNLAGEFVENAGFWSFEGVATAHIILAGMLFLAAVWHWVYWDLELFRDPRTGEPALDLPKMFGIHLFLSGLLCFGFGAFHLTGVFGPGMWVTDAYGLGGHVQPVAPEWGPAGFNPFNAGGVVAHHIAAGIVGIIAGLFHLTVRPPQRLYRALRMGNIETVLSSSIAAVFFAAFVVAGTMWYGNATTPISLFGPTRYQWDSGYFQQEINRRVEVSMADGASQSEAWETLPRELLFYDYVGNNPAKGGLFRPGPMNDGDGLAVDWLGHPVFSDAEGRELSVERMPNFFESFPVILRDADGVIRADIPFRRAESKYSFEQAGIAVEFFGGKLDGQQFTDAPSVKRFARNAQLGQVFEFDREATGADGVFRTSPRGWFTFGHACFALLFFFGHIWHGSRTLYRDVFAGIDPDLDEEMVEWGVFEKLADTSTRKKVEA